aacgatgggttgttttttacttcacgcttatgcaaaaataatgaaagaaaaggcaaTTTGTAATATTGATAAAGGGATAACACAGGCATTTGAGTCATGGAATGTAAGTTCTAATGGTAATTGCAATGGCAAGGAACCTTGTGTTCCTTGCCATTGGAAAGAGACCGACTATGAGAATTGCTCCATTAACACAAGTGGCGCAGGCGCCACTGGCCACAGTGACAAGGTtgagaacaaattgaaggacATCGTCCATGAGAAGGACGGCAAAATAGTGGCAATGGCAGCGGAAgtaaacaaaatagagagTCTATGCAAACGCTTCCAATGTATATCTGAAAGATGGTTAAAAcagaaaaacggaaaaaaggacaaatcCTTGACAAATGAAGACTGGGTAAAGACATAACCGTTGatcacatacatacatatgtatacacatacatgtatatatatatacatatacatacatatatagatatatgtacatatgtgtatgcatataaacACATAGATGTActtatgtgtatgtgtatgtgtatgtgtatgtatatgtatatatatatatatattatttcaaTTTTAGAAGAAAGTGTGGGAAGGCGATGACGGTGTAAAGAATGAATTAAAGGAACTCTCTCAGAAgctgaaagggaagaatgacAGCCTTGATCAATACTGCAACGGTCTAGACGATAAAACTGGAAAGGATGCTTGcctccttatagcagcaggattaaagaACCTCTACGAAACTACGGGCAACGGTGACCCCATTGATGCATCGTTTAAAAGAACGATgcaatgtgttttattaaatgccattgcagatgaaatgaaggaaaaacttccgtgtaaagaggaaaggagtgTACTGGAAGGGATAAATAAGGCTTTTGACAATAGTGGTGAAATTAAGAATAAAAGTAGCGGTTGCAATGATGTTAATAAATGTTTTACGTGTGAGAGGTTCAACGAATATAGAAGTTGCCAGATTAGAGAAAATAGCAGCACATTGAAAGTAACGATGTTAGAAGGCAAAGTAGATGACGTGCTCAAGAACGGTgctaaggaagaaatgaagaaaattaaggaGGTAGCTCTTAAggaaatatgtaagtagacaccacTACAAAATTCTAATACCACCACCACAATAACTAATTCATCCAACTTCCATCCATCTGTCACCTTTCCACAACGgacaaaacaaacaaaaataaaaacaaaacagaacaaacaaaaacaatttgttcattttttttttcctttttgtatttctaTAGGTAAACCTTGTACAAATAATGGGGAAACACTATGTAATCAACTAGATTGTATAAGAAAGAAGTGGGGACAAATTAGGAACCAGGGGGATGGAGCCAGCTGGGTAAGTAATACCaactatgtacatatgtatacatacacatatatttatattcgtatgtatatgtatacatatacatgtatgtatgtatatatgtatgtatatgtatatatgtatgtacttatgtatgtatatatgtatatatgtctatgtgtatatatacatatatatatgtatttgtatatgtatatatatatctcgTTTTATGTTTAGGATGACATGAGGAGTGATTTTGAAAAGGAGTTAAAAGCACTGCTGACATACATGAAGGAGGAGACTAATCAGAACGCCGTTGCCCATCACTGCAGCGGTCATACTGCCGCCGGCTGGGAAGCCGGCGCTGCAAAAGAAGCTAATGAAACTGCTTGCAAGCTCATTGCAGCGGGGCTGCAACATATATCTAAAATTCAGCATGAATATAATGAGAGCGGTACGAAAcctgaggaaaataaaaaccctTACGATAATCAAGAGTTTAAACAATTAGTTTCTTGTTTAATGTTAAAAGCCGtcgtacaaaaaatgaaagaagacagCAAAATTTGTGACATACAACCGGGAATAGACGCCGCTTTTAAAGCGGCATCCCAAATTAAAAACGACCATTGCACGAATGATAAACCATGTATCGTCTGCGAAATAGGCCAGGACGATAAGGACAAACTTGACGGGTGCACAATTGGCAGTAGCTCAAAGGACAaagtaaaggacaaattgaatGACTTGCTGAACAGTATGACAAATAAGCCCAACGTCGATTCCACCCTCAAGGAAGTACTTAAAACAGACCAACCCAACGGGGTACCCCTCTGTAGTCGTCTCGAATGTTTAGCATCTCGAGTAAACTTATCTGCTAGTAAGGTACGCAAGGAAGGAcaaacatgcatatatgtacatatacatatatacacatgtatagatgtacgtatgtatacgtatatatatatatatatatatatatatatatatattataccaccaccaccttaTACAGGACAACTTTTGGAAGGAGGATGGCGGCGAAGTCGCCAACTTATGGAAAGAATTGTCACAAGCAATAATAGAGGAAGGCAAAAACGGGAGCGGAACTGAATGTGGGACGATGGAAGATGGCATCAATGTTACTAGGGATGCCACCGAACCTGAGAAGAAGGCATGCCAATATCTTACAGCAGGTTTCAACAAACTCAAGCAGAGTTCACATTCCAACGACAGTAGCTACACCATTCTTACCAACCCACTGTTaagacaaacagtgggttgtttccttcttaaagaatatgcaaaaaaaatgcaaaatcaaTCCAAATGTGTTATCACTTCCGGTTTAAAGAAAGCTTTTGATTCATGGAATCCAACTTCTAATGTTAATTGCACGAACGGTAGTTCGTGCATTGAATGTGAATGGGATGATAACGAATATGACAAGTGCCAAATTACCACAAATGACAAAACTGAGATTGCAAAAACCAAAGTTCAAGGCATGGTGGAGGGTGGCACAACTCTAACTACCACCATGAAGGACATAAACACAACCGAGTCCTTATGTCAACAACTTCAATGCGCcggacccaaatggttcaaaaacaACCAAGAGAAAAATGGTGGTGGTACCCCTACTAAcaagacttgggtaagtactacCACAACCAATACAACCACCACAACACTGATggggtagagaaaaaaaaaaagaaattcacaTTCCgagtgttggaatgatgttgctgtggtgttggaatgatgttgttgtggtgttggaatgatgttgttgtggtgttggaatgatgttgttgtggtattggaatgatgttgttgtggtgttggaatgatgttgtttggggtgttggaatgatgttgttggggtgttggaatgatgttgtttggggtgttggaatgatgttgtttggggtgttggaatgatgttgtttggggtgttggaatgatgttgttgtggtgttggaatgatgttgttgtggtgttggaatgatgttgtttggggtgttggaatgatgttgtttggggtgttggaatgatgttgttgtggtgttggaatgatgttgtttgggttgttggaatgatgttgttgtggtgttggaatgatgttgttgtggtgttggaatgatgttgttggggtgttggaatgatgttgttggggtgttggaatgatgttgttggggtgttggaatgatgttgttggggtgttggaatgatgttgttggggtgttggaatgatgttgtttggggtgttggaatgatgttgtttggggtgttggaatgatgttgttgtggtgttggaatgatgttgttgtggtgttgaaatgatgttgtttgggttgttggaatgatgttgttgtggtgttggaatgatgttgttgtggtgttggaatgatgttgttgtggtgttggaatgatgttgttgtggtgttggaatgatgttgttggggtgttggaatgatgttgttggggtgttggaatgatgttgttggggtgttggaatgatgttgttggggtgttggaatgatgttgttggggtgttggaatgatgttgttggggtgttggaatgatgttgttggggtgttggaatgatgttgttggggtgttggaatgatgttgttggggtgttggaatgatgttgttgggttgttggaataaaggttgtatgggtgatagaataatgttgtaggggtgttagaataaggtttaagggtataagagtgaggttttaggggtattagaataaggttttagggtataggaataagctTTCAGGGGtcagctttagctgctttagggggggagagtaaagactcctcgcagacagtgaccggatactacacagtaaccggatactacataacctaccaactacatatatataactttttttttttttttttacagtgtgacttttgggataCGGCTGTAAAAAACGAACTGAAGACGATGTTCGACAACATCGCACAGAATGGACAGAACAACAAGGATTTTGCATGTAAAGattttggtgatggtaatgaaaatagtgttgaaagaaaagcttgtaatcatatcgcGGCGGGACTAAAACATATTTTTGAGGTTCAAGGTGGCGCCAACGGCGGCACCCCGAATTCAACTTTTCAGGCTGATGATAAGTTCTttaaacaaactatgatgtgcgcagcacttaatctttacgCAACTAAAATAAGGGACGCAACGGAGAATATTTGTCCAattgatgaggaaaaaataaatgaaatgttcACTAAATGGAATGCGAACCATaattctttgtcttcgaCTTCGCCTCCATGTAATGGAGGTGGTAGTACTAATGTTTGTTTTAAATGCACAAGACAAccaaattttaatggttGCAAACTAAGTGTTGACACCACTTTGGTGGATGAAACAAATGGAAGTTGCTCTTTTAACGAAGACAAAAAGGACGTCCAAACTCAAATGAAAGAACTCCTCAACAACGAAGACCAATCCAACACCAACTCCATTAAATCCAAAATAAATTCCACCTTAACTACTATCACTGAAATgacctcttctttctgtactcaactccaatgcgcagcaaagaaatggaaatcgtccaaaaatggcaaaaatggCCCAATTGGAACACCATCATGGGTAAGGATGGaaaactacatatatatatacatacatacgtatatatatatttatatatgtatatatgtatgcatgtatatatatgtatatatgcatatgtatatatgtatatatgtatatgtatatatatatatgtatatatatatatttttttcgttttcttcttttgttctatgtttaggTTGAAATGAAGTCTGAAATTGATGAGGAATTAAAG
Above is a window of Plasmodium knowlesi strain H genome assembly, chromosome: 6 DNA encoding:
- a CDS encoding SICAvar, type I, producing the protein MAEPSAATQGGGGLLGKWMEELLKNGGTPLTNPKDITDKLKSDLVKTWNDLKKWVTRGKDESNEIKNFCENIKETWPRSNKLLGGAVKEMCKAAAEIRYFMSGVETKGGKFRNEKDETPKYETVEGPEAYRRCVVGALVLNELYGDHCYLGDAIKHMSQSVEKKLQEEHNDAIANLEACKGITAKDLIVAKAVLGDTIKEWEQTTKESGRASKWRNVGFRLGKPWMSLPSACGGGKQGNGKETEEKNKDTIGNFLKVGSDTNRDQIMNELISDKESLTIGDLKRAIMSSMQNDGTPNVDTLMKNVGNRIQKNEAQECMKDSSKEFCVRLKCAKEHWELNEGQGGNNNSDELWGKRVKNEFDNLFTRGTASNGGTQGAKCDKDKDLDSANKEACKHITAKLENIYTTTGGKHQLSDQIVQCLLLRAYAEKLNERAKQEGYCDIQPGIKRAFEFASAIKTTNCRNNKSCIVCNLNDYNQLDSCPIGKDATDKVKSKVDEWFKNDQTKSTKMQQTLADFNKENTLCKRIQCASKWYENKGSGQNKFWNEHVKKLWEELAGAMTTDGKKENRECAKVPDTNGINGTSGQREATHSEKTACNYLHAGLSKLYSKDATSAAAPAAATSTTVDDNILKNNPSFRQTMGCFLLHAYAKIMKEKAICNIDKGITQAFESWNVSSNGNCNGKEPCVPCHWKETDYENCSINTSGAGATGHSDKVENKLKDIVHEKDGKIVAMAAEVNKIESLCKRFQCISERWLKQKNGKKDKSLTNEDWKKVWEGDDGVKNELKELSQKLKGKNDSLDQYCNGLDDKTGKDACLLIAAGLKNLYETTGNGDPIDASFKRTMQCVLLNAIADEMKEKLPCKEERSVLEGINKAFDNSGEIKNKSSGCNDVNKCFTCERFNEYRSCQIRENSSTLKVTMLEGKVDDVLKNGAKEEMKKIKEVALKEICKPCTNNGETLCNQLDCIRKKWGQIRNQGDGASWDDMRSDFEKELKALLTYMKEETNQNAVAHHCSGHTAAGWEAGAAKEANETACKLIAAGLQHISKIQHEYNESGTKPEENKNPYDNQEFKQLVSCLMLKAVVQKMKEDSKICDIQPGIDAAFKAASQIKNDHCTNDKPCIVCEIGQDDKDKLDGCTIGSSSKDKVKDKLNDLLNSMTNKPNVDSTLKEVLKTDQPNGVPLCSRLECLASRDNFWKEDGGEVANLWKELSQAIIEEGKNGSGTECGTMEDGINVTRDATEPEKKACQYLTAGFNKLKQSSHSNDSSYTILTNPLLRQTVGCFLLKEYAKKMQNQSKCVITSGLKKAFDSWNPTSNVNCTNGSSCIECEWDDNEYDKCQITTNDKTEIAKTKVQGMVEGGTTLTTTMKDINTTESLCQQLQCAGPKWFKNNQEKNGGGTPTNKTWCDFWDTAVKNELKTMFDNIAQNGQNNKDFACKDFGDGNENSVERKACNHIAAGLKHIFEVQGGANGGTPNSTFQADDKFFKQTMMCAALNLYATKIRDATENICPIDEEKINEMFTKWNANHNSLSSTSPPCNGGGSTNVCFKCTRQPNFNGCKLSVDTTLVDETNGSCSFNEDKKDVQTQMKELLNNEDQSNTNSIKSKINSTLTTITEMTSSFCTQLQCAAKKWKSSKNGKNGPIGTPSWVEMKSEIDEELKKLLGHMLQADKQKEVEQYCKNDTEWNAIGHKQGKTNKAACLLFASGLQHIYTHDNGRANGRVNGPSFGQTMGCLFLKEYAKQLQKMANEKKQGHSWVHPKCDIKEGIDHAFGKSKDIMKSVLPQCSKDTNGNNSCFVCTQNNDYGTCKIGIDSVKDNVEPLLKKKSDLMEKTLENTVCPILLTDLLTPFLPLAPVSIGLSAMAYYLWKYFGPLGKGGPRFRRSPEIPGSSVQEQVLDHAQQDSSHEYRLVKERKPRSAPTRTKRSGGVNRRTIIEIHFEVLDECQKGDTQLNQKDFLELLVQEFMGSEFMEEEQVPKEEVLMEDVPMENVPMEGVPSLASGFMV